The Sorangiineae bacterium MSr11954 DNA segment AGGACCTACGGCGCGCGCATCAAGAGCTCGACCGACGCGCTCGCGCCGACCGTGCAGGCGTGAGCCCGCGCGCTTTGCGCGGTGCACGCGGCGCGCGGGCCGGTGGCTCGTGGTCGTTGTAGCAAGGGAGCCGGTGCTTCCGGTCCGACGCATAGATGACCGACGTCTCGCAGTGGGCGACTTGCGGGCGGGTGGCCACCCTCTCGACGATGAGCTCGCGCAGATGCGCCACGTCGCGCAGCGCGACGTGCACCTGCAGATCGTTCACGCCGGTGACGTGGAACACGGCGAGCGTCTCCGGTAGGCCCAGCATGTACTGGTAGAGCGTGCGGCACGTCTCGCTCGAGTGCTTGACGAGGCGGATGGCGAGCAGCGCCTGAATGCCGATGCCGAGCGCCGATGCGGCCACGTCGGCGTGGTGCCCGCGAAGGATGCCCGCCTCGGTGAGCGCGCGCACGCGCGTGAGGCAGCTCGAGGGGGCGAGGTTCACTTTGGCGGCGAGCTCTTTGTTCGCCAGCCGCGCATCGTTCTGCAAAGCGTCCAAAATTTCGAAGTCGATTCGGTCGAGGGTCATGGGGCAAGGCTCATTCCGAAGTTTATTCGGTTGAATGAAATGGTTCCGAACATCATAAGAATAGTTCGCTGTTTGCACGCATAAAAATCGAAAAGAGAGGACTTCTTCCAAATGGACGCCAGCATACTGAGCCTCTACGATCGCATCCGGGGCTGGGAAGAGAGGGCGCGGAGGGCTCCGGTCACGCCGCGCCTGTCGCGCGAGGCCCTCGCGGAGCGGCTTCGCCCGTACGATTTCTCCGCGCCGCGCGATCTGGCGGAGCTCGTGAGCAATGTGGCCGATCTGCTCGAACAAGGGATCATCCAAAACAACCATCCGCGCTACTTCGGCTTGTTCAACGCAGGCACACGACGTGCCGGTGTGGTGGCCGACGCGCTGGTGGCCCTCTACAATCCGCAGAACGCCGCGTCGTGGCACTCACCGGCCGCGTGCGGCATCGAAGACCATACGCTCGGGTACCTGGCTCGAAAGATTGCACGCGCGAGCTTCGACCCGACCTCGTCCACCACCGCGCACCGTTTTGCCACATTCACCAGCGGCGGCTCGGAGGCCAACCTCACCGGGGTGCTCTCGGCGCTCGCGCACGCCT contains these protein-coding regions:
- a CDS encoding Lrp/AsnC family transcriptional regulator, with amino-acid sequence MTLDRIDFEILDALQNDARLANKELAAKVNLAPSSCLTRVRALTEAGILRGHHADVAASALGIGIQALLAIRLVKHSSETCRTLYQYMLGLPETLAVFHVTGVNDLQVHVALRDVAHLRELIVERVATRPQVAHCETSVIYASDRKHRLPCYNDHEPPARAPRAPRKARGLTPARSARARRSSS